The following are encoded in a window of Choloepus didactylus isolate mChoDid1 chromosome 17, mChoDid1.pri, whole genome shotgun sequence genomic DNA:
- the LOC119512600 gene encoding cytochrome P450 26B1 isoform X2, which yields MEAVAFGSAARDLLSFQQVVTKKTASRGVPLGFQPPCSIYYPPGHTSQGSGFQSSRREKYGNVFKTHLLGRPLIRVTGAENVRKILMGEHHLVSTEWPRSTRMLLGPNTVANSIGDIHRNKRKVFSKIFSHEALESYLPKIQLVIQDTLRAWSSHPEAINVYQEAQKLTFRMAIRVLLGFSIPEEDLGHLFEVFQQFMENVFSLPVDLPFSGYRRGIQARQILQKGLEKAIREKLHCTQGKDYSDALDILIESSKEHGKEMSMQELKDGTLELIFAAYATTASASTSLIMQLLKHPAVLEKLREELRAQGILHSGGCPCEGALRLDTLRGLRYLDCVIKEVLRLFTPISGGYRTVLQTFELDGFQIPKGWSVMYSIRDTHDTAPVFKDVSLFDPERFSQGRSEDKDGRFHYLPFGGGVRTCLGKHLAKLFLKVLAVELASTSRFELATRTFPRITLVPVLHPVDGLSVKFFGLDSNQNKILPETEAMLSATV from the exons CTTTTGGTTCAGCTGCCCGGGATCTCCTTTCCTTCCAGCAAGTCGTTACAAAAAAAACAGCGTCCCGCGGGGTGCCCCTGGGTTTCCAGCCTCCTTGCAGTATTTATTATCCTCCAGGCCATACCTCCCAG GGTTCCGGCTTCCAGTCGTCGCGGAGAGAGAAGTATGGCAACGTGTTCAAGACGCACTTGTTGGGGCGGCCGCTGATCCGGGTGACGGGCGCGGAGAACGTGCGCAAGATCCTGATGGGCGAGCACCATCTCGTGAGCACCGAGTGGCCGCGCAGCACGCGCATGCTGCTGGGTCCCAACACGGTGGCCAACTCCATCGGCGACATCCACCGTAACAAACGCAAG GTCTTCTCCAAGATCTTCAGCCACGAGGCCCTGGAGAGTTACCTGCCCAAGATCCAGCTGGTGATCCAGGACACTCTGCGAGCCTGGAGCAGCCACCCCGAGGCCATCAACGTGTACCAGGAGGCACAGAAGCTCACCTTCCGCATGGCCATCCGAGTGCTCCTGGGCTTCAGCATCCCCGAGGAGGACCTCGGACACCTCTTCGAGGTTTTCCAGCAGTTCATGGAGAACGTCTTCTCCCTGCCTGTCGACTTGCCCTTTAGCGGCTACCGGCGG GGCATCCAGGCCCGGCAGATCCTCCAGAAGGGGCTGGAGAAGGCTATCCGGGAGAAGCTGCACTGCACCCAGGGCAAGGACTACTCAGACGCACTGGACATCCTCATCGAGAGCAGCAAGGAGCACGGCAAGGAGATGAGCATGCAGGAGCTGAAG GACGGGACCCTGGAGCTGATCTTCGCAGCCTACGCCACCACGGCCAGCGCCAGCACCTCGCTCATCATGCAGCTGCTGAAGCACCCGGCCGTGCTGGAGAAGCTGCGGGAGGAGCTGCGCGCCCAGGGCATCCTGCACAGCGGGGGCTGCCCCTGCGAGGGCGCGCTGCGCCTCGACACGCTCCGCGGGCTGCGCTACCTGGACTGCGTCATCAAGGAGGTCCTGCGGCTCTTCACGCCCATCTCCGGCGGCTACCGCACGGTGCTGCAGACCTTCGAGCTCGAC GGCTTCCAGATCCCCAAGGGCTGGAGCGTCATGTACAGCATCCGCGACACGCATGACACGGCGCCGGTGTTCAAAGACGTGAGCCTGTTCGACCCCGAGCGCTTCAGCCAGGGGCGGAGCGAGGACAAGGACGGCCGCTTCCACTACCTGCCGTTCGGCGGCGGCGTCCGGACCTGCCTGGGCAAGCACCTGGCCAAGCTCTTCCTGAAGGTGCTGGCGGTGGAGCTGGCCAGCACCAGCCGCTTCGAGCTGGCCACGCGGACCTTCCCCCGCATCACGCTGGTCCCCGTCCTGCACCCCGTGGACGGCCTCAGCGTCAAGTTCTTTGGCCTGGACTCCAACCAGAACAAGATCCTGCCGGAGACGGAGGCCATGCTGAGCGCCACGGTCTAA
- the LOC119512600 gene encoding cytochrome P450 26B1 isoform X3 produces the protein MGEHHLVSTEWPRSTRMLLGPNTVANSIGDIHRNKRKVFSKIFSHEALESYLPKIQLVIQDTLRAWSSHPEAINVYQEAQKLTFRMAIRVLLGFSIPEEDLGHLFEVFQQFMENVFSLPVDLPFSGYRRGIQARQILQKGLEKAIREKLHCTQGKDYSDALDILIESSKEHGKEMSMQELKDGTLELIFAAYATTASASTSLIMQLLKHPAVLEKLREELRAQGILHSGGCPCEGALRLDTLRGLRYLDCVIKEVLRLFTPISGGYRTVLQTFELDGFQIPKGWSVMYSIRDTHDTAPVFKDVSLFDPERFSQGRSEDKDGRFHYLPFGGGVRTCLGKHLAKLFLKVLAVELASTSRFELATRTFPRITLVPVLHPVDGLSVKFFGLDSNQNKILPETEAMLSATV, from the exons ATGGGCGAGCACCATCTCGTGAGCACCGAGTGGCCGCGCAGCACGCGCATGCTGCTGGGTCCCAACACGGTGGCCAACTCCATCGGCGACATCCACCGTAACAAACGCAAG GTCTTCTCCAAGATCTTCAGCCACGAGGCCCTGGAGAGTTACCTGCCCAAGATCCAGCTGGTGATCCAGGACACTCTGCGAGCCTGGAGCAGCCACCCCGAGGCCATCAACGTGTACCAGGAGGCACAGAAGCTCACCTTCCGCATGGCCATCCGAGTGCTCCTGGGCTTCAGCATCCCCGAGGAGGACCTCGGACACCTCTTCGAGGTTTTCCAGCAGTTCATGGAGAACGTCTTCTCCCTGCCTGTCGACTTGCCCTTTAGCGGCTACCGGCGG GGCATCCAGGCCCGGCAGATCCTCCAGAAGGGGCTGGAGAAGGCTATCCGGGAGAAGCTGCACTGCACCCAGGGCAAGGACTACTCAGACGCACTGGACATCCTCATCGAGAGCAGCAAGGAGCACGGCAAGGAGATGAGCATGCAGGAGCTGAAG GACGGGACCCTGGAGCTGATCTTCGCAGCCTACGCCACCACGGCCAGCGCCAGCACCTCGCTCATCATGCAGCTGCTGAAGCACCCGGCCGTGCTGGAGAAGCTGCGGGAGGAGCTGCGCGCCCAGGGCATCCTGCACAGCGGGGGCTGCCCCTGCGAGGGCGCGCTGCGCCTCGACACGCTCCGCGGGCTGCGCTACCTGGACTGCGTCATCAAGGAGGTCCTGCGGCTCTTCACGCCCATCTCCGGCGGCTACCGCACGGTGCTGCAGACCTTCGAGCTCGAC GGCTTCCAGATCCCCAAGGGCTGGAGCGTCATGTACAGCATCCGCGACACGCATGACACGGCGCCGGTGTTCAAAGACGTGAGCCTGTTCGACCCCGAGCGCTTCAGCCAGGGGCGGAGCGAGGACAAGGACGGCCGCTTCCACTACCTGCCGTTCGGCGGCGGCGTCCGGACCTGCCTGGGCAAGCACCTGGCCAAGCTCTTCCTGAAGGTGCTGGCGGTGGAGCTGGCCAGCACCAGCCGCTTCGAGCTGGCCACGCGGACCTTCCCCCGCATCACGCTGGTCCCCGTCCTGCACCCCGTGGACGGCCTCAGCGTCAAGTTCTTTGGCCTGGACTCCAACCAGAACAAGATCCTGCCGGAGACGGAGGCCATGCTGAGCGCCACGGTCTAA